DNA from Candidatus Cloacimonas acidaminovorans str. Evry:
AACCATCACTTTCACAAAATTTGATTATTTCTGTCCTGATAGGGATTACTTTATACCTTCCATAATAGACAGAGCGTGCAAATTGATCTCCAATATTAATACATAAACGACAACCTTTGTGTAATACCCTCTTGCATTCATTCCAGACCAGATTAAGGTTATTAATATATTCTTCATAAGTATCATTAAACCCAATCTGATTATGATTGCCATAATCCTTTAACTGCCAATAGGGTGGAGAAGTGACTATTAGATGAACGGATTCATCTTTCACTTTTTCCATACATCTTGAATCACCAATAATTATTTTATGCGAAGTTTTCATCATTTTATTACCTTCAAGATTTTAAAAGAACCATTCTGCCTACATAGTAATAAAAATAATCAAATTCTCCCATTTCTCTTTTATAGACATCCAAGGAAATTTTATAATTTTACCAAATTTGAATTCTATAAATTCAGCTTAAAAATAAATTATCTTAAACACATCGAAACCTTTAAAAACCTATATTAAAAACTGTCAATGAAATTCCGGTTTTTTTGTCATTCTCTTTAATACCTATGTTACAGACAAATATCTTTTTACCTTACTTTGCTTCACTAATCAATTTATAAGTTTTCCCAAGATCATTCACATTTTCGTATATCTTCTTTATTGGCTGTAATTCTGAAACGGAATAATAGTAAATTATATCTTGAATTAGATCTTCCAATAGATTAATTGAAAATAGAGCATATCGGGTTTCTTCCAATGGACTTGACTTTAATGAGGATTTATAGGAACCATCATTTTGATAACAACCCTTAATTTTAACGATTAGTTCTTTAACTTTAAGAGTAACCTGATTAAGTTCGTTAGTTGTTAAACTAATCTTGAGATAGAGAAAATCAATACAATATACAATTTTAGAGATGTCCTCAAGTAAAATATCCTTATTTATATAGGTCAAAAGATAAATAAGCCATAAATTAGCATTCTGCGGAATTTTATTTAAATTATCAAGGATAAAGCAGACCTTGAAAAAACTGTCCAAATCTTTGGGCATAATCTTTACAATTTTATCTTCATCAATAACACTTTGCAGCAAGTTAGATAATTTATCTTTATTAATATCAATCAGTTGATGTTGAAAATTGAGAATGAAATTTTTAGCATCTATGCTGAGGCAAATGCTTTTCAAATTAGGATCTGGCTTAAGGATGCTGAGAAATTTTTCTTTGGGAACTCTATAAGCATTAGTTCTCCATGCTTCAACCATTCCATATTTACTGTTATTGAATACCCATTCAGGTTTAAAAATCGCATATTGAAATGAGGGTTTATGGATATATATAAAAAATTTATCTTCTATGGGTTCACGATTGCCTTTTTTTGATTTTGCAATCTTGGAGAGCTTGAAATCATAAAATTCCAAATCTGCTTTTTCAGCATACTGAAACTCAAACTCTATTTTTTTATCATCTATTTCAGCTATATAATCCGGTTCTCTGGAAACCCCGCCTTTTCTTAAAAACCATAAAAATTTATCACCCCCGGACTTATAAACCTTAACATATTTATGGGGATATAATTCTTTTACTTTATTTTCCAGCCATTCCAAAATTTCTAATTCAGCGATGGCTTTTTTCTTCATATCTTTGCGATATTCAAGATAAGTGCGGGATTTTATATCACTGGATTGGGCATAAATGGTTTTTCCATTTAATTTCATAACTTGTCCTTTTTACCAAATTTCTGTTTGATGATATCTTAGAGCTTTTACTGCTTCATAAGCAATCTCTGGATATATTTCATAGCCAATACCATTGCGTTTTAAATCTGCTGCAGCAGAAAGAGTTACTCCTGAACCGACAAAAGGATCAAGAATTGTTTCACCCACATAACTAAATGCCTTAATTAAACGGAAGGGAAGTTCATAAGGAAAAGGTGCAATATGATTTCTATTATCACCGCTTCCTTGTGGTTTCATAACCCAAACATCGCTTTTCTTGATAGACAGCCAGAAGTCCTTGTCCAACTTGGATTGTTCTTTTTGCTCTTTAGTAAGATGACCATATTTGTTAAAGCCCTTCTTTTCCGGTTTATCAAATTCCAAGATGAATTCGTGCATATTATTGATTAAAATTCCACCTGGATAGGGATAAGTTCCAAAATGTGCTCGGACGGCATTTGTTTTTTGCCAGATAATATCTCTTTTAAATATAAAGCCAATTTTTTCACACAAATCTATGGTTCTCCCCGCTAAATTCAAGGTTCTAAACTTTCCTTTTTCTAATCGGACAGGGAGGTTCATTATATTTATAAATGCTTTTCTCCCTGGTTGTAATACCCGGTAAACTTCTTTCCAGACCTCGCCTATTTTCTCAAACCATTCATCAATATTATGAATATTCCCAAGGTCACCAGGAAGTGGCTCTCCTGAATACATTTTAGTATCAAAATAGGGTGGCGAAGTAATCATCAGATGGATTCTGTTATCCTCCAAATCGTCCATCTTCATAGAATTCTTAATATATATTTTTTGAATTGTGCCATTTATCTCAAGTGTATTTACTTTATCAATATCAATGTTATTGCTATGAGATTTATATTTAAGATTTGCACTAAAGTCCTTTAACTCTTTCAGGTCAAAGCGCATTTGTCCACTTGCTGCAATTTGCGCTTTAATTAGCTGCTGATTGACAATATTATGAAGCATCTCAACTGTTATACCTAAAAATTTGGATGCTTCAATAGCTGATAGATAAGTTCTATTTTTATAGTCCGTTGGTTCCATTTTGGTATCTCTTTTGCTTAATATCGTGACTAATGCATTATAGATATAATAGGTTACTTGCTTCTTAAGTTTTCATCGGCATCTTACTTTAACGAATTTACGAAAATTTAAGCTACTATTTTATATCTAAGGGGTAACAAATCTTTTTTTTGTCACCTTTGGCGCAAACTGCTAAAAAATGTTTTATAGTTTTACCACTTCGGATTTTTTATTCCTGAATAAATTCAGCTGTCTCTCTCATAATTTAACTAAAAATCATATATAAACCTTAAAAAACCAATGTAAAATACTGTCAATGAAATTTCAGCTTAAAAAAGCAATTATGATATTACAACAGAAATTCAAAGCTAAAAGCTAATTTGCTGTTATATAAAAGGTTATTAAGCTATAATGTTATTCTCCTGTATAAGCACACACTCCAACCCGGGGAGAATTAACTACCGGTAATAACATATCCACTCCGCATTTATGTTTGCTGGCACATTTATCACAAAGCCATCCTTTGCTATCCCAAATACAATCAACACAAACTTGAGTGGCAGGTTTTCCACATACATAACATTTTTTCTCAGGAGGATCATTTCTGGCCATAATAATAATAAATCTGCCTTTCGCTTTAAGTTCCATTTCGGATATAACCTTCAAGGTAAGAAAAGTGGTTGTCCCGAAGTCGTATTCGTGATAAAATTTTATCCCTGGATAGAGAACCTCATTCAGCTTAAATCTCATACTTTTTTCTTTCAATTCCGGCATTGGCATCACGGAGTACGTTTTGTCCTCAATTTTAAAGGCACTAAGGTGTCCGCAACATTCCAGCCAGATATCCCTTAGAAAAGTATCCAACCTTTTCAGAGATATATTTGCCGTTACTAAAAGATGCATCCAATATTCAGGCAAGTATCTTCCCTCAACCAATAAATGAAAACACTTTACGCTTTGTGTTTCATCATATTCCAAAGATGACTCCCATGCCGGTTGCATTGCTTTACAAGATGCCAAATGCCTGGTCATTGCTGACTTACTGAAAGTTCCAAAGCAAAAATGGCATTTACCTGTTGATTGAATTCTGGGCATTTCTATGTTGCTCCTCTTTTATATTTTGCTATTTCTAATAATATCGTTGATTACTATTCAAATGTCAAATAATATTTTGATGATAAAAGAGATATTCCAACCCTGCTTCAACGCCTCAACGATATTAATGATATTAGACAAGGCATCTAACTATATAATAAATAAGAGCTACTTGCGTAGCTCTTATTATTGGGCTGATCATCAATATTGCCTGCTATTTGACCAGTTCACATCTTTCAACGCGGGCAGGCGCTACAGATGCTTCACATAGATATTATAATCTTTTTTGTCTTCTTGCCAACTCTTTTTTTTCTACCCCTTACCATCGCCTTCATCATTTGCGCTATTTCTTCTCTTATTATAAATTATGTCTCTAACCGTCAAGGTACTTAAATAGTACATCTTTGCTTGTCAAATCCTAAAATGGCTGACTGTTTAGGGTTTTTTCATTTTTAAATTTTGAGATAAATAGCACATAGTATTTAGTAATTGATTTGGATGTTATTATATGTTAACCATAAAATCCACAATCCCTTCAGGGGTAAAAAACATTCCGGTATATTGCTTTACTTACTTTAAACTGTTATTCACAATTGACTGATGAAGATTATAGTCCCCTTTCACTTCTTCCTGCCTAAATACGGGTTTATTTTCCTGGTTTCTATCTTCTATTTCGTTCATATTATAAAATCACTGTAAAGCATTTAACAAGTTTGCTGATAAGACATTGCCGAATAAAAGCTAAAATAATCGGCAAGCTTTTTTCTCGGGGCTAAACGATATTCAATTAACATAATTCAATAATTCTTACTTTTTTCTATAGTAGAATAAAAATCTAACTGGGATGAGGTTTTATGCGTTAGTTTTTCCAGAAATTGCACTAAATTAGTTTCTACATTAGTATTTTCTATCCTTTTTTGAGCTATGTTGTAATAGGTTTGATCAATTTCAATACCTACAAAATTTCTATTTAGTCGTTTTGCCACTGCTCCCGTCGTTCCGGAACCCATAAAGGGATCAAGAATAATATCTTCTTGCTTACTTCCAATCAAAACAATTCTTTCTAAGAGCTTTTCCGGTTTTTCAGTAGGATGCATTGTTTTATGTTTTTCTGCCGATAGTTCCCATAAATTACGCATTTGTTTCCCATTAGCTAATCTCACTGCCATTTCATAATTAAAATAATATTGTTTTGATTTGGCAGCCAACCAGATTAATTCTGTTGATGGCACAAAACGGTTTTTTTGAATTAAAGGAGCTGCATTAGGTTTAAACCAAATAATATCGTTTATTATCCAAAGATTTAATTGTTTTAAAATTACGCCGATGGAGGGATGATTATGTAAGGTTCCGGAAATCCATATTGTTCCATTATCTTTCAAAACTCTAATACATTCCTCAATCCATTTCTTGTTAAATTCATCTATATCATCAATATGATCCCAAGAGCCCTTATCACATTTAGCTATCTTCCCACTTTTACAAGTAAGATGATTTTCTCCGGAAAGATTATAGGGCGGATCGGCGAAGATTAAATCTATGCTCTTTGACTGTAATTGTTTAATTATTTCTAAAGCATCACCATTAAATAATTTAATATCAGGCATTTTCTTTTATCTCCCTTCCCAATATTCTATTATGAGCAATATTACAATAATCCTCATTAATTTCAATTCC
Protein-coding regions in this window:
- a CDS encoding DNA-methyltransferase — translated: MEPTDYKNRTYLSAIEASKFLGITVEMLHNIVNQQLIKAQIAASGQMRFDLKELKDFSANLKYKSHSNNIDIDKVNTLEINGTIQKIYIKNSMKMDDLEDNRIHLMITSPPYFDTKMYSGEPLPGDLGNIHNIDEWFEKIGEVWKEVYRVLQPGRKAFINIMNLPVRLEKGKFRTLNLAGRTIDLCEKIGFIFKRDIIWQKTNAVRAHFGTYPYPGGILINNMHEFILEFDKPEKKGFNKYGHLTKEQKEQSKLDKDFWLSIKKSDVWVMKPQGSGDNRNHIAPFPYELPFRLIKAFSYVGETILDPFVGSGVTLSAAADLKRNGIGYEIYPEIAYEAVKALRYHQTEIW
- a CDS encoding DNA-methyltransferase gives rise to the protein MPDIKLFNGDALEIIKQLQSKSIDLIFADPPYNLSGENHLTCKSGKIAKCDKGSWDHIDDIDEFNKKWIEECIRVLKDNGTIWISGTLHNHPSIGVILKQLNLWIINDIIWFKPNAAPLIQKNRFVPSTELIWLAAKSKQYYFNYEMAVRLANGKQMRNLWELSAEKHKTMHPTEKPEKLLERIVLIGSKQEDIILDPFMGSGTTGAVAKRLNRNFVGIEIDQTYYNIAQKRIENTNVETNLVQFLEKLTHKTSSQLDFYSTIEKSKNY